In the Methylomonas rhizoryzae genome, one interval contains:
- the cysK gene encoding cysteine synthase A yields MANATSITQLIGNTPLVKLQKIPVENSASILLKMESRNPGGSVKDRIGLAMIQAAERMGALRVGGTIVEPTSGNTGIALAMVAAARGYRCILVMPDTMSVERRHLLVLYGAQIVLTPGSEGMKGAVRKAQEIASDTGAYMPQQFENPANPEVHRQTTAQEIWSGTDGAIDAFVCGVGTGGTISGVADVIKNRNPNFKAIAVEPAESPVISGGEHSAHKIQGIGAGFIPKNLDLDLLDGVELVSTEQAFAMRKRLIEEEGIMVGISSGASVCAALRVAERLGAGKVVVTMVHDTGERYLSMGA; encoded by the coding sequence ATGGCTAACGCAACTAGCATCACTCAACTGATCGGGAATACTCCGTTAGTCAAGTTACAAAAAATCCCCGTCGAAAATTCGGCGAGCATACTGTTAAAAATGGAATCCCGAAATCCGGGCGGTTCCGTGAAAGACCGTATAGGCCTCGCAATGATACAGGCCGCCGAGCGCATGGGCGCGTTAAGGGTCGGTGGGACAATCGTCGAGCCAACCTCCGGAAATACCGGGATTGCGTTGGCGATGGTGGCGGCGGCTAGAGGTTATCGCTGTATTTTGGTCATGCCGGACACCATGTCGGTGGAACGCAGGCATTTATTGGTGTTATACGGTGCGCAAATCGTGTTGACCCCGGGCTCGGAAGGAATGAAAGGCGCTGTCAGAAAAGCGCAGGAAATCGCGTCCGATACCGGTGCTTATATGCCGCAACAATTCGAAAATCCGGCAAATCCCGAAGTTCATCGGCAAACCACTGCGCAAGAAATATGGTCCGGAACCGATGGGGCGATTGATGCCTTTGTGTGCGGAGTTGGTACCGGGGGAACTATTTCCGGAGTGGCGGACGTGATTAAAAATCGCAACCCGAATTTTAAAGCGATTGCGGTAGAACCCGCCGAGTCGCCGGTGATCTCCGGAGGGGAGCATTCAGCGCATAAGATACAGGGCATAGGTGCAGGATTTATCCCGAAAAACTTGGACCTCGATTTGTTGGACGGGGTCGAGCTGGTCAGTACCGAGCAAGCGTTTGCCATGCGTAAGCGTTTGATCGAAGAAGAAGGCATTATGGTCGGCATCTCATCCGGCGCCAGCGTTTGCGCGGCTTTACGTGTTGCCGAGCGACTAGGGGCAGGGAAGGTGGTAGTAACCATGGTTCACGATACCGGTGAACGTTATTTGAGCATGGGGGCATAG
- a CDS encoding DegQ family serine endoprotease, with protein MLNKIVNSFCLFLLLASSVYAQLPDFTQMVKSNGDAVVNISTTQKTPDMQVDDPSGMPQDIPPELEDFFRHYFQGPGRGYVPKETNSLGSGFVLSKDGYILTNHHVVNNASEIVVKLKDRRELVAKLVGSDESTDVALLKVEAKDLPVVEIGSPDQLQVGEWVLAIGTPFGFEQSVTAGIVSAKGRSLPDGNYVPFIQTDVAINPGNSGGPLFNMQGKVVGINSQIYSRSGGYMGLSFAIPIDVAMSVADQIKTKGKVSRGWLGVQIQDVTRQLAESFGMDRPHGALVAKVVAGGPADKAGVQVGDIIVEFNDQTIDTSGELPPIVGMTPVDEKAKLKIIRQGDEEELSVKIGLLPAQAAQLESGAAPETNVNRLALVVADLTEEQRQQLQVEKHGVLVQKVGKGIALDAGIQPGDVILRVQNTPVKDAADFNKIVAKLPVEKSIAMLIQRNGSPVFLAFKIDK; from the coding sequence ATGCTTAACAAAATTGTAAACAGCTTTTGCTTGTTTTTGTTACTCGCCAGTTCGGTATACGCGCAGTTGCCGGACTTTACCCAAATGGTCAAGAGCAACGGCGATGCCGTGGTGAATATCAGCACGACTCAAAAAACTCCGGACATGCAGGTCGACGATCCATCCGGAATGCCTCAAGACATTCCGCCGGAATTGGAAGACTTTTTCCGCCATTACTTTCAAGGTCCGGGGCGGGGTTACGTGCCTAAAGAGACCAATTCCTTAGGTTCGGGATTTGTGCTTTCTAAAGACGGTTACATTTTGACCAATCATCATGTCGTTAATAATGCCTCCGAGATCGTGGTCAAGTTAAAAGATAGGCGGGAGTTGGTTGCCAAATTGGTAGGGTCGGACGAGAGCACCGATGTTGCTTTGCTTAAAGTCGAGGCGAAAGATTTGCCCGTGGTTGAGATCGGTTCGCCGGATCAACTGCAAGTCGGCGAGTGGGTGTTGGCGATCGGTACTCCGTTCGGATTCGAACAATCGGTGACTGCCGGTATCGTCAGCGCCAAGGGCCGTAGCCTCCCGGACGGTAACTACGTGCCTTTCATTCAAACCGACGTGGCGATTAACCCCGGTAATTCCGGCGGGCCGCTATTTAACATGCAGGGCAAGGTCGTCGGTATCAACTCGCAAATCTACAGCCGTTCGGGCGGATACATGGGCTTATCCTTCGCCATACCCATTGACGTAGCCATGAGTGTCGCCGACCAAATCAAAACCAAGGGTAAAGTGTCGCGCGGTTGGCTGGGAGTGCAAATTCAGGACGTGACTCGGCAACTGGCTGAATCGTTCGGTATGGATAGGCCTCACGGCGCGTTGGTGGCTAAAGTCGTGGCGGGCGGACCGGCGGACAAGGCGGGGGTGCAAGTCGGCGACATCATTGTCGAATTCAACGATCAGACGATAGATACCTCCGGCGAATTGCCGCCTATCGTGGGCATGACTCCTGTCGATGAAAAAGCGAAGCTTAAAATTATCCGCCAGGGCGATGAAGAAGAATTAAGCGTAAAAATAGGCTTGTTGCCGGCCCAAGCCGCGCAGCTGGAGTCCGGCGCCGCTCCCGAGACTAACGTGAATCGTTTGGCGCTAGTGGTTGCGGATTTGACCGAAGAGCAGCGGCAACAATTACAGGTTGAAAAACATGGCGTTTTAGTGCAAAAAGTCGGAAAAGGAATTGCGCTCGATGCAGGGATACAACCCGGGGACGTGATTCTTCGGGTACAAAATACTCCGGTGAAAGATGCGGCGGATTTCAATAAAATAGTTGCCAAGTTGCCGGTGGAAAAATCCATAGCGATGTTGATTCAGCGCAATGGAAGTCCGGTGTTTTTGGCATTCAAGATCGATAAGTAG
- a CDS encoding MucB/RseB C-terminal domain-containing protein: MRWVFAIIFYISATAALADSPLDGLHWLKKVNEAMKSRNYHGTVVFMKNGQIDTMKYQHSVENGVEFERLTSLNSPLREVTRKSSEIKCLYKETSQKIETRHPLDRSFIVNLPQHPETLQDFYLLAATGQEMVAMRPTQIIAILPKDELRYARKLWADTQTGLPLKVEVYDLDGMALEQVLFTEMVLDAESSLAEGSAQAGGESNPQQVIEAHSFDSSPYQIKTWPPGFEKIFFIRNTMQQSKKTVDHLLISDGFSTVSVYFEAKGDKGIDGLRSLGPVNSYSRTIDDLQITVLGEVPVKTVEMLGQGVEIR; encoded by the coding sequence ATGCGTTGGGTTTTTGCGATAATTTTTTATATCTCGGCGACTGCTGCGTTAGCCGACTCTCCGCTGGACGGACTTCATTGGCTGAAGAAAGTCAACGAAGCAATGAAGTCCCGCAACTATCATGGCACGGTCGTGTTCATGAAGAATGGTCAAATCGATACCATGAAATATCAACATTCGGTAGAAAACGGTGTCGAATTTGAACGTCTGACCTCATTGAACTCACCCTTGCGGGAAGTGACTAGAAAGTCCAGTGAAATAAAGTGCTTATATAAAGAGACCAGCCAAAAAATCGAAACCCGCCATCCATTGGACCGCTCTTTTATCGTCAATTTGCCGCAACACCCGGAAACCCTGCAAGATTTTTACCTATTAGCCGCTACCGGGCAGGAAATGGTGGCGATGCGGCCCACGCAGATTATTGCGATCTTGCCTAAAGACGAGCTGCGTTACGCCCGTAAGTTATGGGCGGACACTCAAACCGGCTTGCCTCTGAAAGTAGAGGTCTACGATTTGGACGGTATGGCCTTGGAACAAGTTTTGTTTACTGAAATGGTGTTGGACGCAGAGTCTTCTCTAGCGGAAGGCTCTGCGCAAGCCGGCGGCGAATCGAATCCTCAGCAGGTGATTGAAGCTCACAGTTTCGACTCGTCACCTTATCAAATTAAAACTTGGCCGCCGGGCTTCGAGAAAATATTTTTTATTCGCAATACCATGCAGCAATCGAAAAAAACCGTAGATCATTTGTTGATCAGCGATGGGTTTTCTACGGTTTCGGTTTATTTCGAAGCTAAAGGCGATAAAGGTATCGATGGCCTACGCTCATTGGGTCCCGTCAATTCTTACAGCCGAACCATCGACGACTTACAAATTACGGTACTCGGAGAAGTACCGGTAAAGACTGTCGAAATGCTGGGCCAAGGCGTCGAAATCCGGTAA
- a CDS encoding sigma-E factor negative regulatory protein has protein sequence MQEHLKERLSLMLDDELDAESAASLLATVSRDKDLQAKLQRYSMISQALKENSYAVADAGFAAKVAEQLKSEPVYFLPQKRLVALPKKAAVAVAASVAMVVIGWASLSILPYQSNPFNSVSRVAQVNLPAAQSNARFKEYLQAHDNVWYVNDAVANPSHARLASYQHQ, from the coding sequence ATGCAAGAACACTTGAAAGAACGACTGTCTTTAATGCTGGACGATGAGTTGGACGCCGAAAGCGCTGCTTCATTGCTGGCCACGGTGAGCAGGGATAAAGACTTGCAAGCCAAGTTGCAACGTTATTCGATGATCAGTCAAGCGTTGAAAGAAAATAGTTATGCGGTGGCGGATGCCGGTTTTGCCGCTAAGGTGGCTGAACAGCTCAAATCCGAACCTGTTTACTTCTTGCCGCAAAAAAGGCTGGTTGCCTTGCCTAAAAAAGCCGCAGTGGCCGTTGCCGCCAGCGTGGCGATGGTGGTAATCGGCTGGGCGTCACTGTCGATATTGCCTTACCAATCCAACCCGTTCAATAGCGTAAGCCGGGTGGCGCAAGTCAATCTGCCTGCCGCACAAAGCAATGCGCGTTTCAAAGAGTATTTACAAGCTCATGATAATGTTTGGTACGTTAACGATGCGGTTGCTAATCCGTCCCATGCTCGCTTAGCTAGTTATCAACATCAATAA
- the rpoE gene encoding RNA polymerase sigma factor RpoE has translation MNESSRFSEDLDQELVRRVQQGNKAAFDQLVIKYQHKIVHLVNRYVKDPSEAQDVAQDTFIKAYKALGDFRGDSAFYTWLYRIAINTAKNYLLSRSRRYTDYEIEVQDAEQVENAPQLKDIETPESLLMNDQIVQVIKSAIEKLPEEMRIAITLREFEGMSYEEIAEAMDCPIGTVRSRIFRAREAIDQKLNPLLD, from the coding sequence GTGAACGAATCATCCAGATTCTCCGAAGATTTAGACCAAGAGTTGGTAAGGCGCGTCCAGCAGGGGAATAAAGCCGCTTTTGATCAATTGGTCATAAAATATCAACATAAGATTGTGCATCTGGTGAATCGCTATGTGAAAGATCCCAGTGAGGCGCAAGACGTGGCGCAGGATACTTTTATCAAAGCGTATAAAGCCTTGGGCGATTTTCGCGGCGATAGTGCCTTTTATACCTGGCTTTATCGCATCGCCATCAATACGGCGAAGAATTATTTGCTATCTCGTTCCCGGCGTTATACCGATTACGAGATAGAGGTGCAGGATGCCGAACAGGTGGAAAATGCACCGCAACTAAAGGACATCGAGACCCCGGAGAGTTTGTTGATGAACGATCAAATTGTCCAGGTGATCAAATCGGCCATCGAAAAGTTACCCGAGGAAATGCGGATTGCCATTACGCTTAGGGAGTTCGAGGGTATGAGTTACGAAGAGATAGCCGAAGCGATGGATTGCCCGATAGGAACCGTTCGGTCTCGAATTTTCAGAGCCCGAGAGGCTATAGACCAAAAATTAAATCCATTGCTTGATTAG
- the nadB gene encoding L-aspartate oxidase: MTTRSTLHYDILIAGSGGAGLSLALHLADQYRVAVLAKFALTECSTFYAQGGISAVFDDQRDSIESHIEDTLIAGAGLCDPDIVTLTVSKGRESIEWLRANGVNFTERKTKSGIKELHLNREGGHSHRRIVHTDDATGKAVSLSLIERARQHPNIHLLEHHNVVELITAHKLNAAPQRVLGAYVLDNRLGQIKTFAAKIVVLATGGANKVYLYSTNPHTSSGDGIALAWRAGCRVGNMEFMQFHPTCLYHPSARSFLISEAVRGEGGHLILPDGERFMRHYDERMELAPRDIVARAIDNEIKRHGLDCVYLDISHKTREFIQKHFPTIYMQCLELDIDISQQAIPVVPAAHYTCGGVVTDRNARTDIPGLYAIGEVACTGLHGANRMASNSLLECLVFAEQAAQDIRRCFKDIAEPPALPAWDESQVSDSDEEVVISHNWDELRRFMWDYVGIVRTNKRLERAMNRLVLLKEEISEYYGQFRISSDLLELRNLVIVAELIIRSAQQRKESRGLHFTQDYPESDDTSPPRNTILTPPNAAKQP, from the coding sequence TTGACCACTCGTTCAACCCTTCATTACGACATCCTGATTGCCGGCAGCGGCGGCGCCGGATTAAGCCTTGCCTTGCATTTAGCGGATCAATACCGGGTCGCCGTATTGGCCAAGTTCGCGCTGACCGAATGCAGCACCTTTTACGCGCAAGGCGGCATCTCGGCGGTTTTCGACGATCAACGCGATTCCATAGAATCTCACATCGAAGACACATTAATAGCCGGCGCCGGCCTGTGCGACCCTGACATTGTAACGCTTACCGTTTCCAAAGGCCGTGAAAGCATAGAATGGCTACGCGCGAACGGCGTCAATTTTACCGAACGCAAGACCAAAAGCGGCATTAAAGAACTGCATTTGAACCGCGAAGGCGGTCATTCTCACCGGCGCATCGTGCATACCGACGATGCCACCGGCAAGGCCGTGTCTTTATCTCTGATCGAACGCGCCCGGCAGCATCCCAACATTCACCTGTTGGAGCACCACAACGTCGTGGAATTAATCACCGCGCACAAACTGAATGCTGCCCCGCAGCGGGTGTTAGGCGCCTACGTGCTGGATAACCGCCTGGGACAAATCAAAACCTTCGCCGCCAAAATCGTAGTCCTGGCTACCGGCGGCGCCAACAAGGTGTATTTGTATTCCACCAATCCGCATACCTCGAGCGGAGACGGCATCGCCTTGGCATGGCGTGCGGGCTGCCGGGTAGGCAATATGGAATTCATGCAATTTCATCCCACCTGCTTATATCACCCGTCCGCCCGTTCGTTTTTGATCAGCGAAGCGGTGCGCGGCGAAGGCGGACACCTGATTCTGCCGGACGGCGAACGCTTTATGCGCCACTACGACGAGCGCATGGAGCTGGCGCCGCGCGACATTGTGGCCCGCGCCATCGATAACGAAATCAAACGACACGGTCTGGATTGCGTCTATTTGGACATCAGTCACAAGACGCGCGAATTCATCCAAAAACACTTCCCGACCATCTACATGCAATGTTTGGAGCTGGATATAGACATCAGCCAACAAGCGATACCGGTGGTCCCCGCGGCGCATTATACCTGCGGCGGGGTGGTTACCGACCGCAACGCCCGCACCGACATTCCCGGCTTGTACGCCATCGGCGAAGTCGCCTGCACCGGCTTGCACGGTGCCAACCGCATGGCCAGCAATTCGTTGTTGGAATGCTTGGTATTTGCCGAACAAGCCGCGCAAGACATCAGACGCTGCTTCAAAGACATTGCCGAACCGCCCGCGCTGCCGGCTTGGGACGAGTCGCAGGTCAGCGACTCGGACGAGGAAGTCGTCATCTCGCATAACTGGGACGAACTGCGCCGCTTCATGTGGGATTACGTCGGCATCGTCCGGACCAACAAGCGTCTGGAACGCGCAATGAACCGACTGGTGCTGCTCAAAGAGGAGATCAGCGAATATTACGGCCAATTCAGAATCAGCAGCGATTTGTTGGAATTACGCAACCTGGTCATCGTCGCCGAACTCATCATTCGTAGCGCTCAGCAACGCAAAGAAAGCCGCGGCTTGCACTTCACCCAAGATTATCCGGAAAGTGACGACACCTCACCGCCGCGCAACACCATCCTGACGCCACCCAACGCGGCCAAGCAGCCCTAA
- a CDS encoding formylglycine-generating enzyme family protein: MTRTSRIVTPHPRPRLAESGNRFASRTALAQSRFEAELNQEALALSGAEAAIWLRLRSACGYLLATGKFTAAGAFFGAALLAALPVRADKLPQTLPAADAGQPPEKSAEMPKCVNQADAGPEMVLIAGGTFDMGSPNDEAGRDSDETRHSVTIKIPYAIGRCEVTVGEFGRFVAATGYPTSAEQGGGCYGWNATTRERKQDKNLNWRNPGFKPYDDSHPVVCVSWDDAQEYIKWLNADLGLPAGTYRLPSEAEWEYAARAGTQTAYFWGTAEPCGFANGVDQTAQQTDSEFIGKNWTFAACSDGYAFTAPVGRFQPNGFGLYDTAGNAWEWVQDCYHDDYQGGDSDGRAKPEDQCEKRALRGGSWINTPSGLRSANRGRNRPDAAVNTSGFRLARTL, from the coding sequence ATGACGCGAACATCGCGCATAGTCACGCCACACCCTAGGCCGCGGCTTGCTGAATCAGGCAATCGTTTCGCCAGCCGCACCGCCCTTGCGCAAAGCCGATTTGAGGCAGAACTGAACCAGGAAGCGCTTGCACTGAGCGGAGCCGAAGCGGCGATTTGGCTTCGACTCCGCTCAGCCTGCGGCTATCTGCTAGCTACCGGCAAGTTCACGGCGGCCGGCGCATTTTTTGGTGCGGCCTTGCTGGCGGCCTTGCCGGTCCGGGCCGACAAGTTGCCACAAACTTTGCCGGCCGCCGATGCCGGCCAACCGCCGGAAAAATCCGCCGAAATGCCCAAGTGTGTTAATCAGGCCGATGCCGGGCCGGAGATGGTGTTGATCGCCGGTGGAACTTTTGACATGGGTTCACCTAACGACGAAGCCGGGCGCGATAGCGACGAAACTCGGCATTCGGTGACGATCAAGATTCCGTATGCAATCGGCCGCTGCGAAGTGACGGTCGGCGAATTCGGCCGCTTCGTCGCAGCGACGGGTTACCCGACTAGTGCCGAGCAGGGCGGAGGCTGTTACGGCTGGAATGCGACGACGCGTGAAAGGAAGCAGGATAAAAATCTGAATTGGCGCAATCCGGGCTTTAAACCTTACGACGACAGTCATCCGGTGGTGTGCGTCAGTTGGGACGACGCCCAGGAATATATCAAATGGCTGAACGCCGACTTGGGCCTGCCGGCCGGCACTTACCGCTTGCCTAGCGAAGCGGAATGGGAATACGCGGCGCGGGCCGGCACGCAAACCGCCTATTTTTGGGGCACTGCCGAGCCATGCGGTTTTGCCAACGGCGTCGATCAAACTGCCCAACAAACTGATAGCGAGTTCATCGGCAAAAACTGGACGTTTGCCGCTTGCAGCGACGGCTACGCGTTTACCGCGCCGGTTGGCCGTTTCCAGCCCAATGGGTTCGGTCTGTACGATACGGCCGGCAACGCTTGGGAATGGGTGCAGGATTGTTACCACGACGATTACCAAGGCGGAGACAGCGACGGTCGCGCGAAGCCGGAGGACCAGTGCGAAAAGCGGGCGCTGCGCGGCGGCTCGTGGATCAACACTCCGTCGGGCCTGCGTTCCGCCAACCGCGGCAGGAACCGGCCCGATGCTGCGGTCAACACCTCCGGTTTTCGGCTCGCCAGGACTCTATAA
- a CDS encoding four helix bundle protein — protein MTNKAYAANTTPVAVHDCHQLLAWIIPQLELYPRARRFTLGEKLEVLLMEVRLGWVPAQ, from the coding sequence ATGACCAACAAAGCGTATGCGGCAAATACCACCCCGGTCGCGGTGCACGACTGCCATCAACTGCTGGCCTGGATCATCCCGCAGCTGGAGCTATACCCGCGCGCCCGCCGCTTTACTTTGGGCGAGAAATTGGAAGTGCTGTTGATGGAGGTGCGGCTAGGCTGGGTACCGGCTCAATGA
- a CDS encoding formylglycine-generating enzyme family protein, producing the protein MALGDLTPDSVPETAASDRERDWQTVLAGLPAFLAVWQTRSSQTVTPQQQRDLHYLFAVWRQQDDLPVDLETYGLRIRPLLCRDPDQQQQFMAVWVGHWNQQTADPATQPANPAIRREAATLLEQQRTGLSAEELRRRRKQRWQLWVLAVLLIVLAGLLYRQFFLSQPIGNVERTPIIIDQPDTTGQQKPQATENTPSRPFLTQMPLRQLPPLYTVDPQDLRSAEYWLAGIAAALFGLPLIWLWRKRRVQFRRGLGEAGEDLRLRAPKASLAPLLGAGAKQLFGRLRFAASGERRIDWQQTVRAIARSGGYPQLRYRQRQRQTDFVLIADRRHRDDQSAWLLAELLDSLKQAQIRVHRYHFDRHPQWLWPQHRENARPQALAEVLWLHPGSRVLLVVEHEVLFYRLTGEPQSWLQAFKTVPEYRLALITPPNRRQLESLQRAKYRYSVVDRLADLSPLLDFAADVKPERKQPDNGDPAKFRRDWLGNLPPDDPHLALDWIESTYGKGVVRLLGLLAVYPGLHGDLSRALYDYAAAAGVGKSFKLADLLTVLGLPWCRQGWLPRWLRQALLAQMSTEDRRLAQDFFRNLFDRKKRPGHVVQLHLHKPPAVWRLWLQFWASRGGYRSPWRDGVYAEVLLLPRWQWLQKMLPRRLLTALPEWLLGAWPQRLTLLALAAVYAGMVAGGWQTFGRDAWGRALLVAHQAENADQLVTIVHHSSALAAAEALGYGLAAMGYKIAKIEDDSVTESRIDAPAPRQTELRDVVQQMTWGGEFPFGAETAQAAVYLAALPQTGQLFRDPRPQNRVLTAYPAQLDWQPAPSEIQLKRPDPNIDWSVEPIRPTLVIIPAGQFMMGSPDSEPGRDADEGPQHPVKLAAFQLAEAELNFNEWERCVQAKACRQVEDQGWGRGNRPVINVSWDDAQSYIAWLNKRLNLSGDAGYRLPSEAEWEYAARAGSQTAYYWGNAKPCDYANGADQSLKKDKDWTLGDSITYADCADGYAYTAPVKSFKANNFKLYDMSGNVWEWVQDCYHDNYQGAPADGRAWEKNKCETRALRGGSWNFRPSNLRSAVRIRDRPDVVNVNTGFRLARTR; encoded by the coding sequence GTGGCGCTCGGCGACCTAACACCGGATTCGGTTCCGGAGACGGCCGCATCGGACCGGGAGCGTGACTGGCAAACCGTGCTGGCCGGCCTGCCGGCTTTTCTAGCCGTTTGGCAAACCCGCAGCAGTCAAACCGTCACGCCCCAACAACAGCGCGACCTGCACTATTTGTTCGCCGTCTGGCGCCAGCAAGACGACTTACCGGTAGATTTAGAGACTTACGGTTTGCGCATCCGGCCGCTGTTGTGCCGCGACCCGGACCAGCAACAGCAGTTTATGGCGGTTTGGGTCGGGCATTGGAATCAGCAGACCGCCGACCCAGCGACGCAACCGGCTAACCCGGCCATCCGGCGCGAAGCCGCGACATTACTGGAGCAACAGCGCACTGGCCTTTCCGCCGAAGAACTGCGCCGGCGGCGCAAGCAGCGCTGGCAATTGTGGGTCTTGGCCGTGTTATTGATCGTGCTAGCAGGCTTGTTGTATCGGCAGTTTTTTTTGTCACAGCCAATCGGCAACGTCGAACGCACGCCTATTATCATTGACCAGCCGGACACCACAGGCCAACAAAAGCCCCAAGCAACAGAAAACACCCCATCGCGGCCGTTTTTAACCCAAATGCCGCTCCGCCAGTTGCCGCCGCTTTACACTGTCGATCCGCAAGATCTACGCAGCGCCGAATACTGGCTGGCCGGCATCGCGGCCGCGCTGTTCGGCTTGCCGCTGATCTGGTTGTGGCGCAAGCGGCGGGTGCAGTTTCGGCGCGGCTTGGGCGAGGCCGGCGAAGACCTGCGCTTGCGGGCGCCCAAGGCCTCGCTGGCGCCGCTGCTGGGCGCCGGCGCCAAACAGTTGTTCGGCCGCTTGCGCTTTGCCGCCAGCGGCGAGCGGCGCATCGATTGGCAACAAACCGTGCGGGCCATCGCCCGATCCGGCGGCTATCCGCAACTACGCTACCGCCAGCGCCAGCGCCAAACCGACTTCGTGCTGATCGCCGACCGCCGCCACCGCGACGACCAAAGCGCCTGGCTGCTGGCCGAATTGCTGGACAGCCTGAAACAAGCGCAAATCCGCGTGCATCGCTACCATTTCGACCGCCATCCGCAGTGGCTATGGCCGCAGCACCGCGAAAACGCCCGGCCGCAAGCCTTGGCCGAAGTGTTGTGGCTGCACCCCGGCAGCCGGGTGTTGCTGGTGGTCGAGCACGAAGTGTTGTTTTACCGGCTGACCGGCGAACCGCAAAGCTGGCTGCAAGCCTTTAAGACCGTACCGGAATACCGGCTGGCGCTGATCACCCCGCCCAACCGCCGCCAGCTCGAATCTCTGCAACGGGCGAAATACCGCTATAGCGTGGTCGACCGGCTGGCCGACTTAAGCCCGCTGCTGGATTTTGCCGCCGACGTCAAACCGGAGCGCAAGCAGCCGGACAATGGCGATCCCGCAAAATTTCGTCGCGACTGGCTGGGCAATCTGCCGCCGGACGATCCGCACCTAGCCCTGGACTGGATTGAAAGCACTTACGGCAAGGGCGTTGTGCGGCTGCTGGGCCTGCTGGCCGTTTATCCGGGCTTGCACGGCGACCTGAGCCGGGCCTTGTACGATTACGCCGCCGCTGCCGGCGTCGGTAAAAGCTTCAAACTGGCCGATTTGCTCACCGTGCTCGGCTTGCCGTGGTGCCGGCAAGGCTGGTTGCCGCGCTGGTTGCGGCAGGCCTTGTTGGCGCAAATGAGCACCGAAGACCGGCGTTTGGCGCAGGACTTTTTTCGGAATCTGTTCGACCGCAAAAAACGCCCCGGCCACGTGGTGCAACTGCACTTGCACAAGCCGCCGGCGGTCTGGCGGTTGTGGCTGCAGTTCTGGGCAAGCCGCGGCGGCTACCGCAGCCCGTGGCGCGACGGCGTCTATGCCGAAGTCTTGTTGCTGCCGCGCTGGCAGTGGTTGCAAAAAATGCTGCCGCGCCGGCTGTTGACCGCCTTGCCGGAATGGCTGCTCGGCGCCTGGCCGCAGCGCTTGACGCTGCTGGCCTTGGCGGCGGTTTACGCCGGTATGGTGGCCGGCGGCTGGCAAACTTTCGGTCGTGATGCGTGGGGCCGGGCGCTGTTGGTCGCCCATCAGGCTGAGAACGCCGATCAGCTTGTCACCATCGTCCACCATTCTTCCGCATTGGCCGCCGCCGAGGCCTTGGGCTACGGCCTGGCGGCGATGGGTTACAAAATTGCCAAAATCGAGGACGACAGCGTAACCGAAAGCCGTATTGACGCCCCGGCGCCACGGCAAACCGAGTTGCGCGACGTGGTTCAACAGATGACTTGGGGCGGCGAATTTCCGTTCGGTGCGGAAACCGCACAAGCCGCCGTTTATCTGGCGGCGCTGCCGCAAACCGGCCAACTATTCCGCGATCCGCGCCCGCAAAACCGAGTCCTAACGGCTTATCCGGCGCAGCTGGACTGGCAGCCCGCGCCTAGCGAAATCCAACTCAAACGCCCGGACCCCAACATAGACTGGTCGGTCGAGCCGATTCGGCCGACCCTGGTGATTATCCCGGCCGGCCAATTCATGATGGGTTCGCCGGATAGCGAACCCGGCAGAGACGCAGACGAAGGCCCGCAGCACCCGGTCAAGCTCGCCGCCTTCCAATTGGCCGAAGCCGAACTGAACTTCAATGAGTGGGAGCGCTGTGTGCAAGCCAAGGCTTGCCGGCAGGTCGAAGACCAAGGCTGGGGCCGCGGCAACCGCCCGGTCATCAACGTCAGTTGGGACGATGCGCAAAGCTACATCGCTTGGCTGAATAAACGTTTGAATTTAAGCGGCGACGCCGGCTACCGATTGCCCAGCGAAGCAGAGTGGGAATACGCGGCCCGGGCCGGCAGCCAAACCGCGTACTATTGGGGCAATGCCAAACCATGCGATTACGCCAACGGCGCCGATCAAAGCTTGAAAAAGGATAAAGATTGGACTCTCGGCGACAGCATAACCTACGCCGATTGCGCGGACGGTTACGCCTACACTGCACCGGTTAAAAGCTTTAAAGCCAATAACTTCAAACTGTACGATATGTCCGGCAATGTCTGGGAATGGGTACAGGATTGTTACCACGATAATTATCAAGGCGCGCCAGCCGACGGTCGCGCCTGGGAAAAGAACAAGTGCGAAACGCGGGCGCTGCGCGGCGGCTCGTGGAACTTCAGACCGTCGAACCTGCGTTCCGCCGTCCGCATCAGGGACCGGCCCGATGTAGTGAACGTCAACACCGGTTTTCGGCTCGCCAGGACCCGTTAA